Part of the Ornithorhynchus anatinus isolate Pmale09 chromosome 8, mOrnAna1.pri.v4, whole genome shotgun sequence genome, tttttttttatattttaaaatctgCTTTTCAGAccgtagactccttgagggcagggattgtgtcttctgtcGTCACCTTCCAGGTGTTTAGTCCaaggcactgcacacagtagatgctcaataagtactgtcgaTTGAttattgataatgttggtgtttgttaagcgcttactatgtgcagaacactgttcgaagcgctggggtagatacagggtcatcaggtggtcccacgtgaggctcacagtcttcatccccattttccagatgaggtcaccgaggcaccgagaagtgaagtgacttgcccaaggtcacatggctgaccagtggcagagtcgggattcaacccttgacctcggactcccaagcccgggctctttccactgagctatgctgcagtgcttagcacgtagtaagtgcttaacaaataccattattattataccattaaaaaagggcagagatcacgtctacttactcttgattctatttattgctcttgattctatttattgctattgttcttgtctgtccgtctcccccgatgagaccgtaagcccgtcaaagggcagggactgtctctctctgttagcgatttgtacattccaagcgctcagtacagtgctctgcacatagtaagcgctcaataactactattgaatgaatgaaagagagagggagatcgaTATCTTGATCAGGAACTGGACATTTGAACATCTGAATTCACCCCCATCCTACGCCACTTaaatacaaatctttaaattgtaaatttaaattatttattcatagtaatgtctgtctccccctctagactgtaagctcgttatggccagagaaagcgtctgctaattctgttgcactgtactctctcaagcgcttaggacggtgctccgcacacagtaagcattggataaataccaccgattgatctggaaactggaaaaaaaaatacacacaaatACAGCTTTTGCATTCACTTCTGTTAAGTCTATATTTAATTCATTCCCCTTCCAACAGGCAGCATTTTGGTCACGACTATAAAATGACAATTAATTGCTATTTTCAAAAGTTGTCGCCATGTAAAAAAATTCTCATACTAGGAAATGATCATTTATTCTGCATTGAAGCAGCCTCCATTGAGCTCTGCCAGAGTTACAAGAAAGACAACCGACAAATCTCTCCGCTTATCCGTCACTGGGACGGGGGTGCTCTttcgagggggggcgggggggaagaactTTTTCGACGACTAATCCGGGATGGAATCCGCAGGACACAACAGAGCAGAATGAGCCCCGCTCTGAATGATGGAGTAAGTCTGTTTGGGTAATTCctggtgggaggatgaggagaaaataGGAGGGGGAGTCGTGGTGGAGACGGTGATATCCTGGCTTCCGTCGCTGACCACGGTCACTTCCGTGGTGCCTTCCTGTATTAAGGCGTTGAGACCTTCTAAGTCGGAGCAGCTGATGCCCGAGCCGGTGATGAAAGTCTGGCTGGCGGAGGATTGGTGACTCCCCCCCGGAGGGGCGGAGATGAGCGCCCGGTGCAGCGCGGCGCCGTCCGGTCGGTCGTGGGCGGTAAGGAGAACCGCGGACCGGCCCGCGGCGCCGGCGTCGTTCCGGGGCCGCGGCGGGGCGACGAGGCCCGCCTGCCGTAATATCTGCAGCCGGTCGGCGGCGGGAAGGTCTTCCCGGGTGGGGGCGGCCAGGGCGGGCGGGGCGACGTTCAGCGAAGCCGCCCGGACGATGGTATCCCCCTGAGGCGCCTGGTGGCCGACGACGATTTTGACCCCGCTGCCTTCGCCCAACTGGGAAAGCTGGCTGGGCCGAAGGGGCACCTGGACGTGGCCGACGGTGAAAGGAGCGTCGGCCTGCCCGCCGGGCTCCACCCGGAGCTGCAGCACCGCCAGTTCCGTGCTCCTGGGCCCGCTGTactcgccgtgctgcttcctgtggCTCCGCAGAGAGTCCTCCCGCACAAACGAAGCCTCGCAGAAGTCGCACCGAAAGGCCTTCTTGGCGTCGAGTCTAGCCACTTGGCGGGAGCCGGCCGGCGGCGGCCGgtctcccccgcctcccgccgcgcCTCCCTTCTTCTCCGGGGACCGTCTCTTGGGCTCGCCTCGGTCTCCGTGCGCTTTCTTCACGTGGGTGGTCAGGTTGCTCCGCTGTTTGGTGTCGAAGCTGCAGAACTCGCACTTGAAAGGCCGATCTTCGCAGTGGATGCGCTCGTGCACCTTGAGGGCCGCCTTGTTGGAGCAGGAGTAGCTGCACCGCGAGCACTTGACCGGCTGCTCGGGCTGGTGGACGCGGGCGTGGTGCCGGAGGCTCGTCTTGTTCCCGCACCGGAAGTCGCACTCCGGGCACTCGAAGGTGTTTTCCGAGCCGTGCTTGAGGCGGATGTGGGACTTGAGGTTCCCTTTCATGGCGCAGCGGACGTCGCAGAACTCGCACTTGTAAGGTTTCTCGCCCGAGTGGACCCGCAGGTGCCTCTTCAAGTCCGAGTTGATTTTGAACTTGGAGCTGCACATCTGACACTGGAAGGGGGCGTCCCCTGGGGAAGAGAGCGGCGggtcattccgtcgtatttaccgagcgctgggctgagcgctgcgctcgggagagtgccgaGTGCCGACAAACggagctcacggtttagagggggagacggacgtcaacgTACACGCAtacggaaataaattacagataggtacgtatgtgctatggggatgggagggaggatgaatgaaagtgacGAGTCGGGgagatgatgataacgttggtgtctgttaagcgctcactacgcgccgagcaccgttttaagcgctgggggagatacagggtcatcaggttgtcccgcgtgaggctcacggtcttcatcccccttttacggatgaggtcactgaggcccagagaataacaagaatgttggtatctgttaagcgcttactacgtgcagagcaccgttctaagcgctcgggggagatacagggtaatgaggttgtcccgcgtgaggctcacggtcttcatcccccttttacggatgaggtcactgaggcccagagaggtgaagtgacttgcccacagtcacacagctgccaggtggcagggccgggatccgaacccacgatctctgactccccggcccgggctcttgccactgagccccgctgcaagTTTGGATGAAACGTGGAAGATTAAAAAGAGTTTCTAGATACTCCAAGGGAAAATACAATTTCTGAATGTATTGAGTACATTGTTCCTCTTAATAATCAACTGCAGTCTATGGATAATTTACCACTTTACTAATTAACGTTTCAAAGGGATGTATAATTTTGCATAATTTGTTGATGGAGTTGATACTGATTTTGCGGCACACTTCTGAATCAAGTTATTTCACGCTGTGCTAATCAGAGGGTGTTTTTCAAAATTATTGAAACACGCGGCTTATCTCTTATTCCAGTTCCTCTGAATAAAGACGCGGTGTCTACTGCTCGACCTCAGGGGGACTCTAAAGAGTCGAAGGTAGAAAACCCCGCTGTTGAATTTTTAGCGGTTTTATTAAGACTACGTGTGCAATTTGAGAGCTGCACATCCACCTAACAGAGAAAAACAAGTCAGTGAACTTTTCATTTGTTTCAGGCGAACGACATTCAGTCGGTCCATCACTTGTATTGAGCACtccccgtgtgcaaagcactgtaataaacgctcgggagactacaacacagacatttcagacaagcagcgtggctccgtggaaagagcacgggcttgggagtcggaggtgatgagttcaaatcccatctttgccactcgtcagctgtgtggctgtgggcaagtcacttcatttctttgtgcctcagttacctcatctgtaaaacggggatgaagactgtgagcctcacgtgggacaacctgattaccccgtatctaccccagcgcttagaacagcgctctgcacagcgtaagcgcttaacagataccaacattattatcacttcccgcccacaatgagcttacagtctagagggtgagtttacagtcttgcgcTTACAGTCTGCTACGCTCCAAATTAATTTCCTTGGTCTGTTATGTGGATAATTTTAAAACAGAGGTTTGTGAAAACGGGCAAAAGAGTTGTATAGCCACAAGTCTCCTCAGCATCGAAAATGAAGCAAAATCTGGGTTAATTCTTTAGATTATaaacactttgagggcagggatggtgtgagCGCGGAGTTGTCTGTAAATATGGCTTTGGataatagagatgatagtcaaccTGTCTGACAGCCACTGAGCGCTTAACGATTATAAATGCCCGATTTAACATTTCTAACTTTTCTggcactagagaagcggcgtcgcCCAGGCGGAAAGAAcgtaggcccgggagtcgggggacccacgatccgatcccagctccgccgcttgtctgctgcgtgactttgggcaagttgcgtaatttctctgtgcctccgtttccctctccgtgaaacggggattcagtcctcttccctctttcttagatcatgagccccagatgggaagggactgtgtccgacctgcctAGCTCGCTTTGAAGCCGGCACTTCctacagcgcttggcccacggcgggcgcttaacagatcaattaaaaaatacaatttttctaGTAACTCCTGGTGGaggaatttatccaaacctcactaggctattttttttttttttaaatcctcgtGTGGTCAATCTTACGGCGATCCAACCGATGGGAAAAATCGAAAACCTGCCACCGTTTAACGGACGAAGGCATCAGCGGGGGAGAGTCGGGAGAAAAAAGCATCGGTCGGCAGTCAGCgacaagagaaagggaaaggcgcGGCCATTCGGACAGTCGGGGAAGAGAAAGACGTACCCGTGTGCGATCTGAGGTGCACGGTCAGTTGGCTGGAGTTGCGGCTGGCGTAGGGACAGATCTGGCATTTGAAGGGTCGCTCGTTGGAGTGTATGCGCCGGTGCTTGTTGAGACTGCTGCCGTCGGCGGCCGCGTAGTCGCAGTGTTTACATTTATAGGGTTTCACGCCGGTGTGGGACCGCACGTGCATCTTCAGCTTGTCTTTCCGGCTGAAGCACTTGCCGCACACGTCACATTTATGGGGCCTGTCGCCTTTTCGAAAGGACAGAAGAATCGGCAACTTCAGGAAAACCGGGATTTCTACACGGAGGTCGGGAGGAGCGCGCCGTCACCGTCATTTAGGGTGTTTCCTTTACgcgattgatgtctgtctccccgtctagactgtaaacttcgctgtgggcggggaaagggtcccccaactctgttgtaatccctcctaagtgcttagtgcagtgctctgcgcaccgtaggcactctcactctgggcttcgaggctgtccatcccctggccccctcctacctctccccgcttctctcttcccaccgcccaccccgcacgctccgctcctccgccgcccacctcctcgccgtcccccgtcctcgcccgtcccgccgtcgacccccgggccgcgtcctcccgcggtcccggaaggcccccccctcctcacctccgccaaactcatcctcttcccctcttcaaaaccctacttagagctcacctcctccgagaggcctgcccagactgagctcccccttttccctctgctccctctgccccccttcacctctccgcagctaaaccctcttcttcccccatttccctccgctcctccccccatcccttcccgtcccctcggcaccgtactcgtccgctcgactgtatatattttcattaccctatttattttgttaatgagatgtacatcgccttaattctatttatttgctattgttttaatgagatgttcatcccctcgattctatttatcgccatcgttcccgtctggccgtctcccccgattagaccgtgaggccgtctaagggcagggaccgtctctatctgttaccgatctgtccattccaagcgctcagtccagtgctctgcacatagtaagcgctcaataaatactattgaatgaatgaatgaaataccatcgatgacgatgatgatgtttgACTCTGAACGGCTACTAGCCTTTTCGGAGTAATCTCTCATCacgtttcccccccgcccccccgcccacttctgcgtcacctatgcatttgagtccttattcattcattcaacagtatttattaagcgcttactctgtgcagagcactgtagtcctTACGCCCCAAGCTCTTACCTACTCACTTCACTCGCTCCCTAACACTTATTCATAGCTTTATCCTCAGCTGCCTCtcctcacagcgtggctcagtggaaagagcgcgggctcgggaggcagaggtcgggggttctaatcccggctccgccccttgtcagccgtgtgactgtgggcaagtcgcttgacttctctgtgcctcagttacctcatctggaaaatagggattaaggctgtgagccccacgtgggataaaacgatcaccttgtatctattccggcgtttagagcagtgctcggcacatagtaggcgcttaacaaatgccatcattaccgttgttattattgttacctgtaATTTAGTTCAGTTTCCATATTCACCACTATAttatgagccctttgagggaagggatcttaTCCACcaattttattgtgctctcccgagcactcagaacggtgttctgcacagaggaagtgttcaataaacactatcgattgattacttagagaagcagcgtggctcagtggaaagagcccgggcttgggagtcagaggtcatgggttcgaatcgcggctctgccactggtcagctgggtgactgtgggcaagtcacttcacttctctgtgcctcagttacctcatctggaaaatgggcaataaaacggtgagccccgcgtgggacaacctgatcaccctgtatctaccccagcgcttagagcagtgctttgcacatagtaagcgcttaacaaacaccaacattattattacttgccaacGTTTTGGAAAGGAAGTCATGCAAATTTGCCCTTCTTTCAAGAAATGCAGTTTTGAGGACACTGCACATTAAAATGTCCAAGAGTTTCCCGAATCTTTTGATTTTATGAAAACAAGGTTTCTATCGACTTTGGAGCTGGGATCACTACGTAACTGCACAGAGAAGACCACGGCTATCAAATGCTATTCAACACTGGAAATGATAAAGACGAATTCTGATATTTACCCGTGTGAGTCCTCAGATGACGTTCCATATCTTTCATGCCATATGCTGTTTTGAATTGGCAACCTAAAAAGAGacccaaattttttaaaaagtttcagTTCTAAAAATACCAACTTCTGCCAAAATGGGTATTTTCACTAGGAGCTTTGTCTAGGACACGGTCaggaaattagggaacatttctCAATTGGATGTGAGCCTGTTTGAATACAACACCCCAGTTGTGATGTTGGAAGAAGCAGTTTTTACATGGCATGGACACTGggcctaagcacttactatatatgcatatattcaatttatttattcatttcgaCCACTCTAGTTGCAAAAGTGTTTATTTGCCTCTCCCCTTAGAagataaacttcttgtgggcacggAGAATGTACGTGTTTTCCTGTGTTTCCTGAGCCCCgggccaagtgggtgctcaataaatgctactattacaacAACGTGCATTTTCCTTAATGCGAGACCtcacggaaagagcacggtctggggagcgaggggatctgggttctaatcccggctctgccattcacctgctgtgtgaccttgggcagatcacttaacatctctgggcctccattttctcaaccgtagaatggggcttcaatacccgtcttctctttcctacttcattcagtgatatttattgagcgcttcctatgtgcacagcactgtcctaagctcttggaatgtacaatgcggcaacagatagagaccgtccctgcccgatgacgggctcacggtttaaacgggggagacagcaaagcaaaacggaacaaaacgaaaacaagacaacagcatcaagatacatcgaatcaaggagatatataccttattaatgaaataaatcgggtgataaataatatatacaaaggagcacagtgctgaggggaagggagaagagcagaggatttggggggggggaggaggggagcagagggaaagggggggaactTCGACTAAAAGTCTACTTAGGCTgttagccccacgggggacggggactgtctgacttgattataataatgataacgtcggtatttgttaagcgcttactgggtgccgagcactgttctaagcgctggggggatacaaggtgatcagggtgtcccacgtggggctcacagtcttcatctccattttccagatgaggtaactgaggcccagagaagtgaagcgacttgcccgtagtcacacagccgacaggcggtggagccgggattagaacccatgacctccgacttccgaacccgtgctctttccgctgagccacgctgcttctcggtatctggtacctaccccagggcttaatacagtgcttggcacatacttcatctgctcatttgtatatatttctattaccctatttattttgttaatgagatgtacatccccttgattctatttatcgctattgtttttgtctgtctcccccaattagactgtgagcccgtcagtgggcagggacggtctctatctggtgccgaattgtccattccaagcgcttactacagtgctctgcacatagtaagcgctcaataaatactatcgaacgattGAATGTTACAATTATTTGACTACGAGCTGAAGAAGATAGCGTGGGAATGCGGTGAGGTTAGGAAGAGGTGATTATTTGGTAGGTCCTGCTGGTCGGTTGCGGAGGACAATTTCAGGAGGAACCCAGAGACCTACTGTTTGTGAAGACTTATTTTCACTTACTTTCTTCTCATGCAATAGCGACACAAAGGTTTACCCACCTGGGTAGCAGCAGCTCAGTTTCTTCTGGGCCAGCGCGGCCGCGGCCTTCCGAGAGCGAGCTTTGGGAGGGACGGAGACCACCGTGGCGGTCTGTGTATCGCTGCTCTCCGTGGGCAGGTAGGTCTGGTAACCGTGTTCAAAAACAAATTCTGGGGCAGAAACTAACGAGATGCGGAAATGACTTGCTTTCGTCGACCAGATACATTGGAACGTCAAATCCGGCGTCACTACCCTCGCGACAGTGAGTCTATCCCCCAGAAAGCACAACTCCAGTCCATAAAATACATCAAACGCTTCCCCGGTGCTTCAAAACCAGAAACTCCCTAAAgcttgccccccacctcctcccgcccccaaatAAATATATCCTTAACACCCGAGCTAGAgcccaacgcttggcacatagtaaaagcttaacaaataccaaaattatcacggTTactctcgggagaatacagtgctaGGACACTGAGAACACAATtcagacacaaattatttacacTGAACAGCCGCGCTGATCTCGgatttccccttgattctatttattgccattgtcctcgtctgtccgtctcccccgattagaccgcgagcccgtcaaggggcagggatcgtctctatctgttaccgatctgtacattccaagcgcttagtacagtgctctgcacatagtaagcgctcaaatactactgaatgaatgaatgaacagtaagggtAGCGAAGTTTCCGGACTCACGCCGCGCAGTCACACCCTTTCACCTCTTCGCCGTCACCCGGTTTCTCCTACACGCTCAGCtgagggttcttttttttttttttcaaatggtattcgttaagcgtttagtatgtgccaggctctgtactagaccgtgagcccgtcactgggcggggatcgtctctctccgttgccgaactgtccgttccgagcgctcagtacagtgctctgcacatagggctcaGCGAATAGTATCggatgaatactaagcgctggggtagatagaagccaatcggGTCCAACACGGTCCTCGTCGCGCCTCGGGCTCGCGGCCTTGACCCGCTTTTTCCagtcgaggcaactgaggcacagagaagcggctcCGGAtcgcccgactcccaggccctcgctctccCCACCGGGCcaccccgccggccccctccaACTTTCACCGACCCACAGGCCCGCCCGGCGGTACCGGTGATGGTCTGCGTCTCCGAAGTGATGGTTCTCGCGGCGGTCTGAGACGGGGGCGCCGGGACCGTCTCCTCGGCCACAAACTGGACCGTACCGGGCGTGCCCGGGGTGGCGCCGCTCAGTTGGCAGCCACTTTGCTTGTGGGCAACAAAGGCATCCAAGTTATTGAACTGCTGCTTGCAAAGCCCACAGATGTGTATATCCGGAGTCAGCTCCACCAGGACTGTAGTTCCTCCTGGAACTGGGCAGGGTGATAGGGAAATTcgatatttacggagcgctcgctcggtgcggagcaccggacgccggggtgataatgatgacgatgatgtcggtatttgttttaagtgcttactacgggc contains:
- the ZFP64 gene encoding zinc finger protein 64, encoding MNANGGGEGFPGSVQFPGGTTVLVELTPDIHICGLCKQQFNNLDAFVAHKQSGCQLSGATPGTPGTVQFVAEETVPAPPSQTAARTITSETQTITVSAPEFVFEHGYQTYLPTESSDTQTATVVSVPPKARSRKAAAALAQKKLSCCYPGCQFKTAYGMKDMERHLRTHTGDRPHKCDVCGKCFSRKDKLKMHVRSHTGVKPYKCKHCDYAAADGSSLNKHRRIHSNERPFKCQICPYASRNSSQLTVHLRSHTGDAPFQCQMCSSKFKINSDLKRHLRVHSGEKPYKCEFCDVRCAMKGNLKSHIRLKHGSENTFECPECDFRCGNKTSLRHHARVHQPEQPVKCSRCSYSCSNKAALKVHERIHCEDRPFKCEFCSFDTKQRSNLTTHVKKAHGDRGEPKRRSPEKKGGAAGGGGDRPPPAGSRQVARLDAKKAFRCDFCEASFVREDSLRSHRKQHGEYSGPRSTELAVLQLRVEPGGQADAPFTVGHVQVPLRPSQLSQLGEGSGVKIVVGHQAPQGDTIVRAASLNVAPPALAAPTREDLPAADRLQILRQAGLVAPPRPRNDAGAAGRSAVLLTAHDRPDGAALHRALISAPPGGSHQSSASQTFITGSGISCSDLEGLNALIQEGTTEVTVVSDGSQDITVSTTTPPPIFSSSSHQELPKQTYSIIQSGAHSALLCPADSIPD